The Bicyclus anynana chromosome 4, ilBicAnyn1.1, whole genome shotgun sequence DNA window ACTAATTATTGTGGTGGTGATTCTGGTAATAAGAAATTCACTTGCGTTCCACGTGTATCATGTTAGTACAATATATGGGATTAGATAACTACTTAACACTTATCATCGAAATCTactaactatttaattaaaataaaataaaaagaatcactaaataactcaatatttatttaataacatgtGACAATGTTGATATAACCACTTATTCTTTGTTCAAACTTTGGTTTGGAATGCTTtattacaacaataattatGCATATTTTCTACCTGAAATAAAATCGAGACGCGGAGAGAGCGTCTGCCAAATTCCAGAGAACGATTGACAATACATTTATCTTACGTTAACTGCATACATAACTTAGTTACTTAAGTAAACTAAATTTGGAAACACATGTTACATTTTTGGGTTTTAATATTCtgtggcgaatattatttcttaggtttatttttatcatctCCGCTGCTAGAAGGTTGTTCTTCAGGACGTCGTGCTGATTCAGATCGCGAGCCGCGCTGGAACGTTTCGCACATTTCGTACAAGTAATTAGGGAGAAAGTCATTCGCTTCGCCTTCCCTCCGACGGAGCAAACTGTATGCCTCCCGTAATGTAGGTTTCGGTGTCAGGCGAAGCTCCAACTCCACAACAGAAGGGAAATGTGCAGCCAATGAATAAACAATCTCCAAATCAGACGGAGGCGGGCTTAAATGTTTGTAATTTGACACTTTAAACAGAAAATATTCTGACATGGTCATTCGAGATTTATTTTCGTCATATTTCCCTAATTTCATGTCACAAAGAATAGACTTTTGCCTATCGGGACCCCAAAACTCTTGCTCAAAAGCTTCATAAAAATCTTCTACATCCTGAAACTCGTTTCTGAAGCAACGCGCCCACATTAGCGGCAAACCTTCGAGGCAcgatataatgaaattaattttccgATCATTATCCATATTTAGcacagaaatataatatttgatgCTTTCTATAAAATCTACGGGGTGCGTTTGTCCACCATCATCGAAGTGAGGACGTTTGTTCAAAGTTGCAATAATCCAGTCGTTGATGTTGTCAGGAGATATTtgaatagtatttttatttccacTTGCATTATTTTCACCGTTTATTTCCACAATCTTCGTCCGCGGTGTAGACGTTTTTTCATTTTTGCCTAAATTCGGAAGAGACATGTGACTGCGTAGTCGAGATGAAGGCGTGTCGTTGAATATATCTTCTTGACTTTGTGAAAACCGCACTCCAAATCCCAACGTAGTCGGTTTGTATATAGAACTACCGTACAGAGCTGAGTCTACACTTTGTTTGCGTTCCTTTTGAATTTTATCTTTACATACTGATGTCGATATTTTGTCAACCATCTCTGACAAGTTTGATACTGAAGATTTGATGTGCCGCAAGTCAACAAATAAGCTCATTGTAGAGCATACATTTATTACACATTCAATGGCACatgtttctttatttaattgataCCGTTTTTAGttctgtaacaaaataaaactttatataaacGCTTTGCGGCGTATACCAATCATATTAGGCTACTGTACTACGCGAGTGCATGCGACGTTCAAAAGcttaaattaaatagttatataCAACTAATTATACATATCGTTTAAAGAATAGCGACCAATAAAACGTACTTTACATTTAAATCGCACGACAAGAGATACGAGAACGTCGGAAAGCAAAACAAGAATGATTCGAAATCGTCAAGGAGCTTATAGGCAACTGGCAAACTGTGCGTGCGTGGCATGGCCGTAAAGTTCTGATTAAGGAAGCTTACGTGCGGTTGCGACGGGCGGGCAAATGGTACTACGAGTACATTCGCCCTCCGTTTCGTTACTGAGGGATGGCGTACTTGCAACTTTTTTTAACGCTCATATTACGATAACTGGGTTATGGTGGAccgaatataaaatttcattgatGTCGTGCTGCCAAGGACACTCGCTACCGATGACTACGCTTCCGACATGCCGAGGGGTGCGCGCTGTTGAGGATTGGCATGAATTAAATGTCTTTGCGTGACTAACCGATTATTATTTGTTGCAAATTGTGGATTGTCAGCGTCGTATTTCCTGAATGCTGCATTTGCCATAATTTACATACTTTTCCGACTGAATAGGATTCTTAAAACATTACTTTAAGCACAAACATACCTACCTCgttgtttcatattttttacttaccTAAAATGATCTGTTGTTAAGTAGAAAGCCTTAAGgtgcttttttcttttttcgttaTCGACGTTCACTTGAAGTTCTGTGATTAACAATTAGCGCGTTTCGCTGAGGAAAGCGATATCCGGCAAAGCCTAGGCCTCGGGGGATTTATGGAGAGAGCACGCGACGTCATTTGTGACGCGTGGTGGTGTACATACAATTTGCATTACGTCGTTGCTATCAACAAATacacgaacattttaaaatggaaaataGGACCATTGagtgaaataaatttatgttcCTAGTCTAGTTTTCCTACATCACGGAATACCAGTTTCAATATTAGGTTCGCATTAGTTCATTGTCAAATGCAATGTCCCAGGAAATGGGCAGCCGGTCGGCCGGTAAGCGGATTTGGGCTTTCATTACAATTTATCAATGCAATCGTACCGTAATTTTGGCTGCTACCGATACTGTTAGTTCGCAGCACCCTCCATTTAGCCGCAAACTGTAGCCATTGGGAGTCGTAACAGCTACGTCAAATCGAACCGCCGCAGGCGCAAAATTACCATAGAGTTCATAACCGTGTCTTCATTATGGTTAATTCATGTGGAATGCGATTGTTCGTCGGAGCCAGCGTCGAACATTATCGCATTCGTCACGCTGCGCACGTGCAAGCACAATCTAATACAATAATTCCCGTATCAAATTTTACGCGTCTATCTCGATCTAGTAGACAAAAAGCTACGCAGAGGCAAAGGGTCCGCATTGTAACAACTGGTTGCGGCACACAAAAGAACACCGATCCTTTGCTCAGACCGCTTTGTGATTCGACAATATTAAAATAGGTTACACTTTTTATTCCGTAAAACTGAAGCAACATATGCGGGCATCCTATTATGGGGCGCGAGCTTTTATTTGCAAATTTATCTTTCATTGCTCGAATTTTTCATACATAGAAGATTTGAAATGCTGATTTCGCAACTGCGGCATCAACTAGCAATCTAAAAGCCCTTTAGTGGAAAAAATGGTTTATACGGGAACACAGCTGGCGCGGTTGCACCGACATCGCTCGCTGGCGACGCGGAGCGAAACACCGACGGCTGATCCGGCTTTAATGATGATTAAGTACGATATGATTGTAGCAAGCGACGGATGTGCGTGTACCGCCACCAAAATCTGCCTAAAGAGAAAACTTTAACAATGCTTTTCGTATGTAGGTCCAAGGTCCTAATGACAATTTTAGCAAAGAGCAGAATTAATTTAGCATAGGTACCTACAAAAATACTTGTTGAATGTTCTTACTTGTCCTACGCAAATTAGAATgctgtcgtcgttatcaacccatatttggctcactgctgagctcgagtctccttttcagttggccaatagtccactacgctggcccaatgcggattggcagacttcacacacgcagagaattaagaaaattctctggtaggtatacaggtttcctcacgatgttttccttcaccatttgagacacgtgataaggcaaacaaatatgtaggtagttacgaggcttttaactagggtaggctctaTACGTAAATATTgttcaaaatagaaaattcctcctccaataatAATGAGAGACAAAGAAATCCTCCATAATGAATCCTCATGGTATGCACTGTGTTTATGTATCTATGAACTGCACGCCACTGAGTACAAAAGCACGTAGCTAATGAAATGTTACTCAACaataaaatctgaaataaaattttacttgcACTCAATTGGCAATACAAAAATATGATGATTCACTTCCGAACCCCTATACTCGTCTTTTCTTTGTAGGTTGAGAAAGCAATTAGTTATATTACCCGAAGAAATTTCAATTTGTTACAATCAGAGGCAAGAGAGTCGTCTGGCCCCCGCTGCGTCGCGGCAAGCCTCCGTGCTTCATTAGCCACGGGAACAATGATACTTTAATTGTGTACCATTCGACACACTCGGTAGGTACAGTTGATCTCCAGTAATGACTGCCATTAATCAAAATCAACGACCATTTCTATCAGGCgggttattttatttcaaaacaagGGAAGTAAAAATTTCATCTCTTCTAAGTTCAATGTAATCTGTTCCTGTTCTTACCGGTACTACTacttgtaggtaggtaattagatATATGAATAATTGTATCCTATAAAACATAATAGGGAGCCAAATTCAACATACTTAAGTGTGTGTCGTTATCATTTATGCGTACAAAAGAAATCGACACCTTAGTGGGTGCCAAATTCTATAGATTAAAGAACTTTGGCGTGCGTCTTGATACCTGCTTATTCGTCGACGGATAGTTGCAAGTCTCGGAGCAGCTCATCAAAAGCGAAACTCTAACAAATTAAACTCAGTAACAACCAAGATATGAGAATTTGGAGATATGCCTAGGCTTAGGTAAGTGTCAAAGAGATTGTAAGTAAAGCTCTGTGGTAAAGCTAAAGTCTGATCTCTATTCAGTCTTGTTAGTGAATCCAAATATGAATACGATTGAGAACACACTTGGGTAAAATATCTTCTGCATAGGTATAGATTGTCTagtgtttaaaagaaatattaaggTGCTACGAAGAAAACTCTATGGGAGAGGACAAAACTCTACAATAGTTTAAAATGTATTACTTTCTCGGTTCTCCATAATGATATAACGGTATAAAATAACAGAATCAGAGCTAATACGgcttaaaagaaaaatttgcAGACCCTGATCAACTACTCGTATTAATAGGAAAATGCAAAATCGACGAACAAAATGTAAACTAAACGTAGAAATTTATTATGCATGCCCAAAGGTTTGCAAACAAAttgctttattaataaaacggGACAAAATGTTACCTACTAGAcccttaaaattataatttcagaATAGGTTTCACTATCAAGTagctattaaaatgaaatttattcgAAGCACGTGCATAATCTCGGAACCAATTTATATGTGGGAAACGTCCATTGAGAAGGAACctgaaataattgaaataaatgttggGATTACTCAACAAATTGTCCAATACAAGGGCGATTTGTCTAAGTCGTCGCGTGAAATGTACAATTGTTGtacattattgaaataaatttgataCATAAGTAAGTAATGAACTTATTGAAGAGTTATGTTGATCACTACACCTACTACTACATACTAGTAAGAAATAACTACACCTATATTTGGTGAAATGTTACACCGTCTCTTTTTATAAGGTTAATGGGTAGGTAGAAAATCTAGatagaaaaagaaaagcttCTTCAGGGGCACATAAGTCCCAAACCTAGGTACGTACGTCGTACACCTATTAGGTAATGGTACATAGATATTTACTAAGAAATATCTATGAAATGGTATaacatctttaaaaaatattattcaggtCGGCTATGCTAATGTTGAACCTTATTAGGTACATAAACCTAATGAAATATGATTATCGAACTCAGCACGTAATGGCAATTTAATTGAACCATTTTATTAATCGAATGCACGCTTTTATGTAGACATCGTATCTTATTAAGTAGGTCAGATTAATATTCGCAGGAAGTCAGTACGCTGACATGACACGAACTGCCCTGACCAAATGAATGAATGTCTATTACCTAGTCTTGGACTTAAAAGACATCCACGAAGATATCGTAGTCTAAAAACCAATGTTTCCAAGTCTAAGACCACGATATATTCATGAATTTGAAGATATGTTACACTCAAAAAACACTACGGAAGCACATACGAGTACATCTAAATTGGACATTATGAGACAGCTGACTCATCTCATCAtctcagcgggcgatggtgcgagctatgcttggagttcctctgcgtgatcgaataaaaaatgaggagatccgcacacgaaccaaagtcactgacatagctcagcgagtcgcgaagctgaagtggcaataagcattccacacagttcgaagagccggttgggacgttggggtcccaaggtactggaatggcgatcccgcaccggaaagcgcagtgtttgtcgacccccaactaggtaaaccgaggatatcaaacgggttgcagggaccgttggatgctggcggctcgaaaccattgtgcttggaagtccatgcaagaggcctattgtCAGCTGTGgccgtccatcagctgataatgatgatgaatgaggatgacttattcactaatttagtatttattaacaacctattaaaataaacatcaaatcaactcaGATGTATCATCTACCGTATGATATCTACGAAGGATTATCAGTAGACACCGAATGACGTTTActatatagaatctcaatttcgtctaTGACaattaacatacgtcaaagttagtgaatcagTCTGCAGACCGCTCAGCACACTCGACATTTTAGGACACTGGACATAGTCTGCCTGAACAAAAGACCTAACAcacgtttatgtttatttcatGGACATGACGTATACCCTACTGCCTCCGATTACGAGGACCGGAGTACGAGCCTTGGTCTTATGGAGCTTTACCTACTATTTTCCGATCAA harbors:
- the LOC128198078 gene encoding uncharacterized protein LOC128198078 — encoded protein: MSLFVDLRHIKSSVSNLSEMVDKISTSVCKDKIQKERKQSVDSALYGSSIYKPTTLGFGVRFSQSQEDIFNDTPSSRLRSHMSLPNLGKNEKTSTPRTKIVEINGENNASGNKNTIQISPDNINDWIIATLNKRPHFDDGGQTHPVDFIESIKYYISVLNMDNDRKINFIISCLEGLPLMWARCFRNEFQDVEDFYEAFEQEFWGPDRQKSILCDMKLGKYDENKSRMTMSEYFLFKVSNYKHLSPPPSDLEIVYSLAAHFPSVVELELRLTPKPTLREAYSLLRRREGEANDFLPNYLYEMCETFQRGSRSESARRPEEQPSSSGDDKNKPKK